GCCAAAACCAGCGAACAACCGATTATTCCGCTGATGACGCTTGAATTTTTCAATTGGATATGTTGGCCATGTGGAATGGCTTCTGAACACTTCAACATTTTCTTTACCTCATTTCTTCAGACTTTTAGCTAGGTATCTTTTGGAACCACTTCAAAAGTTCCTGCGATCTACCTCACAGTCAGAGGACAGAGAAAATGTTTTTTTATTTCTGCTACAAAACAAACCGTTCTTTTTTCTGTGATGAGGCAATGAGCCGTCTTTAAATGATTTTCTCACATTGATTGATCACAAAATACCTGAAAGCCGCGACTTCTTGCGCAAGGCGAGGGCCCCAGGGTCATATCTATAGCTATGATCCAATTCTCTGAATCACGACAGAGGAGCCATTTACGATGCGACGAATTCGAACATTCTTCCGAACCCTGCTACGTGAGTTTTTAAAGCTCTTCTAGCTCACCTGCCGCCATTACACGTCTGCCGTCATGGAACAACCACCATGCGACGCCGGCATTTGCCAGGGCTCTTTGGGCCGCTCAAAAGCGCTCTTTGTTGGTGGCCGGAAAACTCCACCAGCTTTAAACCGCTGGAATCACAATAATGACCGTATTTGGCGCAAGCTCTGACGCCGAATCGCTAAGGGCGACTTGGTGCCATGTTCACAGGAACCAACTGGCGGCGCTGAAGTGCACGCTCAGCGCCAGTCACAGCCGCTCGCACTGGAGCATCGCAACTGTTGCCAAAGTTGATTAAGAACAGCGTGAAGTCATTAAGGTCAACCAAGAGATCGCCATCGAGATCGGCGAGGCACTCCGCTGGACAATTGAGCTCCGCGCAGGTGGTGTCATCACCAGCATAATAGCCTGGCGCTGCGAAGCACTCGGCTAAGGTCACCACGACACATCCACTTCCAATACAACACGCGCCGGTCGCAGGTGGAATGGAACAATCAATCGCCTCACATGGTGAGTCGGCCCCCTGCCACTGACCGAGCAGTGCCAGGCAAGTTTCTTCAGTGAGGCTGGCGCAGTTGCCGCCATAACAACACGCCCCTGTAGGTGGCGGTGGTGTGCAAGAGGTGGTGCCGCAGGTCACAAAGGCGCCTTGGAACGCACCGCCGAGTGCGGTGCAGACTGTTTCCAGAGTAAAGGCGCAGTTGCCATCAAGACAGCAGGCGCCCATTGCATTTTCATCATCACAGTCGATTTCGTCGCACATGGTGTAGGGGCCGGCGAAGACACCACCGAGCAAGGCGCAGTGGTATTGGTTGTCGACATCGACACATCCGGTATCGAGACAGCAGGCACCGCGCGGCCCACTTTCACTGTCGCACTCATCTGAAATCAGGTTGTTCGAGCCGGCGAAGGTGCCAACTATCTGACTTGTTTCATTCCCACAGATCACAGAATTTTCGAGCGTAAAAGGCCAATCTGATCCCAGACCGCCTAAGGTGTTGCAGCCGGCCGTGGAAGTACCTACCACACTGTTGTTGCGTATAAGTAAATTTTCAATTGAACAATATTGACCTTGTATATAAATTCCTAAACCACCACCGCTGCAATCATTGCTGCATGTTTGATTTCCATCGACCGAACATCTAATCAGCTTACAGTGGTCGGCGGAGATAAAAACACCACCGCCTTCGCTAAGCGAACAGTTGTCACATCGATTTCCCTGAATAAGTACATTTTCTAAGAGACTGCTTTCACCACCGACATAAAGACCCCCTCCGTATAGAAAGTTATTCCCACTTTTGTTGCTAACAATACACTTTAAAACTGCAGCATCGTAAAGATGTATGGTGTTCTCTGCATAAACACCTCCACCCAACCAATCAAAATCGATACCTATAGTTCCGAGATACCCCTTCTGAAAAGTGATCCCACTTATGGTGGTCACACCAGTGACATTCTCAATAATTAAACAGCGCCCATCAAACTGGGCATCAACAATGGTGGCGTCTCTTCCAGCAAGACCGACCAGTGTCAGTGTCTTGCCATCAATCGCTAAGTTCTCGAAATAGGTACCCGGCCCAATCTCGATGGTGTCGTTTTCAACTGCTGCATCAATGGCCCCTTGAATGGTGTCATACGTACAGCCACTAGGACAGACATCAAGCGTGTCCGCTTGGGCCATCACCGTCAAAGCCATCACACAGACACCGACTGCTTGCCAAATAACTTTCGACATCGCTCACCCTCTTTTTTAATTGTGTCCCGAGTCTCTCTTCTCGAACGTCTCCGCGAGCGGCCATCAGCAAAGCAGCCAAGGCCACGGCCAATTGTACCATGGCTTTTTGCACGCCTAGCGGGCCTCAGAGGTGCCATGATCCAACTGGCGGCGCTGATTAGTCCATCAACCAATCGCCAATCTCAGATGGAAACACAAAGCGAATCACCACGTAGGCGAAAGCAATATTGGCGACCGCGATGGCCAACACAGTCAGAAAACAACGACCTCGACGTGGCACCTTCGCGATGCCCTTAGAAAGGACAATTAGCATCACGACGGTGGCAAGCACTGCAAACGGTGCGATGATTATCAAGATCATGGTCACCCAATAGCAAAAGGTGACCAAGCCATTATTGATGTACTTGGGATCATCTTGATATGGAACGGGCCAATGCCCCAGCACCAACGCCGCGACACACCACGTCACCAGAATACTGATCATCAACATCGATGGTATCGAAGAAGCAATAATGGTGAGCCATGACAGAGGCCCCAGCAAGCGATCGGTTGATAGGGCATATGTTTTCGCATCATCGCGATTGAAGGCGCGGCCACATTCAGGACATGGCCCTGTGCTCGTCGACCGGAGGTTGTAATGGCACGCCTTACAATACATGAAGCTTTTCCTGGCCAAGACCTGGGAAGAGTTTCATCGGCTTATCATCTATGCACTATTGAACCTTTAGCCTGCCAACACACGTCCCACCTGTCCACGACGTTTCTGCTTCGCTGGGGCCGGCGCCGCCCGCGCTGGAGCATCGCAACTGTTGCCATAGTTGATCAGTAGCTGCGAGAAATCTTGAACGTCAACCGTCAAATCACCGTTGATATCAGCAGACAAGCCACTGCCACTTTGACCGAACTGAATCAACAGCTCACTAAAGTCTGCAAGGTCGACCACCAAGTCGCCGTTGATGTCAGCTGGGCAGATTACTGGACAGTCTTCCAGAAATTCGTTGGCGACATCACTACTAAATAGGCCTTCAATGTCGTTGGGCTGATTCTCACAGAATGTTGAACCATTAATGGTTGGATCACCCAAGAACGTGAAGATGCCACCACCACTTTTGAACCCAGTGCTATTGCGTTTGAACGAGCAGTCTTGGATCAGTGGGCTGCCATCTAAAATGTACATAGCGCCGCCCTGACTTACTGAATGATTCTCAACAAAGTTGCAGTGACGCACCGTTGGGCTACTGCTTTCAGCATACACCCCGGCACCATGAAAGCTTGAACCATTGGTAATGGTAAAACCTTCAATGATGGTCGCTGCGGTTTCGCCTCCGACGCAATTTACGACGCCAAACGTAGCCTCACCATCAAGAATGGTTTGGGCAGCACCATGTGAAGAGCGAATGGTGATTGGCTTGCTACCAGTGGCAATGACTGCGGTGTCGTCGCCAGAGACCGTCCATGTACCTGGTCCAACCAGCACTGTATCTCCATACCCTGCATCAACGATGGCCTCTTGAATGGTGTTGTATTCGCCAGGCACATGAAGAACACCATCACCGGTTGGCGACTGACAGTGATCTGGCACCCCATCACCATCAACATCATTACAGCCAAAGTCAACACACGCCCCGCCACCGTCGATCCAATAGCCTCGAATTTGTGGGCCGACATTTCCACATAAGACCGTATTGATCAGACGGGTCGATCGATTTGTGAACAGTCCACCACTCAGGTTGTTGACGACGCGGCAATCTTCATAGGTGGCCTGGGCAGGACCAATGTCCCAGATACCCCCACCACTATTTTTTTCGATATCACAACGCTCAAACAGAGGCACTTCACTACCGGCGGTAAAAATCGCAAAGCCACCGACCTGATTGGCCACCTGACAGTCTGCAATGCTGCCGGTACAGCTACGGACGTACATCGCCGCGCCATAACTCAAGGCTGTATTCAAAACGAAGTTGGTATTGTCCATCGCAAGGCTGCCACCATCAAAGTAAAGACCGCCACCCTGACCTCCCTGCGATCGATTGTTTTCAAACTGGCATCCAGAGATCGTCACAGCGCTCGATTCACTGCGCAATCCGCCACCATAGAGATTCCCATAGTTGTTTGAAAATACACATTGATTGAGCACCACTTGGCTCACGGTCACATACATGCCACCACCATGATCGGTGGCCGAGTTGTCATTAAAGATGCACCCGTTAAAAGTCGGGCTACTGTCATCGCTGTACACCGCTCCACCAGAATCAGTACTCGATTGATTACCCTCAAAGACACAGTCAGTGAGCGTTGGCGAGCTGCTTTGCCCAATGTATAAAGCCCCGCCAGAAAAGCCGCCCCAGTTTTGTTCAAACTTGCACTGCTCAAGTTGAGCTGAAGAGTTCAACATCTCGACCGCGCCGCCGACAGCGCTGGTGTTTTCAATAAAGCTAACATTTCGAAGTATTGGACTCGAGTTATGGATCAGCATTCCCGCACCTGCAGGCGATACCAAACCATTGGCAATATTGATATGTTCAAGGATGGTTGATGCCGATTCGCCGCTGGTGCATAAGACAACCGTACCATTGTCCTGGCCATCAATTGTAACCAACGAGGCGCCCAGCACATCAACTGCGCCGCGAATGGTGACGGCCCGGCCACTAAGATCAACATTAAACTCGTTATACGTGCCTTCAGCAATGAGAATGAGATCTCCATCAACCGAAGCATCAATGGCGCCCTGAATCGACGTGTGATCAAGGGGCACATGAATAGTGTCTCCAGCAGCAGAGACAGATAAAATGACCGTAAAGATTGAAGCTACAAGATATCGCACGCGGACATACTCCTTCGGTACCTAAGCGTCCAGGCAAACCTCGCCTGCCGCTTTCCCACTGAACAACTCGCTTCATCACCCCACCAAGCCTGAATGACATTGATTCCATCTATAGATGTTCTGTAGGAACAGGTATATTGCAGCAATATTTGAGACAAAGGCAAGCCTAAGCCACTGAGAATCAGGCTTTTCCTTTAGATTCCCAAGAATAAAGATGATCACTAAGCCTTGCTAATCAATAGTATTGCCGCCGTATTTTGTGTTGCCACACTATCTACCCATCACTATCAGAAAATTGTCGAACCATTGATCACAACAACGCAATTCTAAGTCGATCGATCAACCAGAAACTTGTAGCGCGATGAGCTCCAAAAGATTGTTGATTTTCTCATCGATTAGTGTGGCGAGGGATGGTCACAACTTTCCCCAAAGTAGATCAAGAGCCCCGTAAAATCAAAGAGATCAACTATGCCATCTTGATTGAGGTCAGCATTCAAGCTCTTACCCTCTGCCCCATACTCCAGCAGCAGAATCGAAAAATCATCTACATCAACAACGCTGTCATCATTAAAATCACCATGACAAATTGGCCCTGGCTCTTCCGGAACACCTAAGTCTATTTTAGCCAGTTCAGTAGCCATGTATCGCCACACTGAATCAGATGTGTACTGACTATCCCACGCGTCCCGTTGCTGCTTACGCGCTCCTGCCATAAACGAATTGAGTGTAGGCGACTGACCAATCGACGCCTGATACGCCTCGATCGTTAGGCTGTCCCATCGACCGGCAAGGTGAGCTTCATTAACGCTACCAACATCATTCGCAGAGGCCTGCCACTGGCCATAATCTAGCCACTGGTTCCCAATCCAAGCGAAGACCGGAACGGAATCGACATAGTAGGTGTTGTCCTGGAATTCAATCTCGCTTGCAAGCTCAGTCTCATTTAATCGCAGCACAAAGCTCTCGCCAAGGCCCGCCTGGTAATACCCGTCAAAATGATTACGTTTGATTTTTAAATCATAATCACTCTCGCCAATCAAGCTAACTTTCATCGTGGCACCCAGCCAATTAAAGGCATAGTTATCAATAATATTTAAATTGTCACAGGCACTTTCATTACTGATCTCAACACTGATAGCAACGCCATATGGCTGTGTTGTATTATGTGCAATTACATTATCTTGAACGATCGTGTCTTTACAATTTGCAAGTTGAATACCATAGCCACGAGGCGTCGATGAATTGATTGGCTGACTACCAAGAACGATATTGTTTTGAATGGTTGACGTCGCACCAACACCAGAAGATGCACCCGTATAACCACAGAGAAGGGCCAGTGGATTTTCCAAGAAGAGGCAATCCTCTACAGTACCACCACCAAGCAACTTCAGGGAATGACTACCTGCATTTGCGAAGATTGAATCACGAACGACAATATTCTTCGTGTGCAGCTGACAGTACACATTGTGACTATGTATGCCTGAGATATCTAGATTGGGATCCTGCGAACGACCATTGTGATCAAAGACACAGCGCTCAATCAATGCACCATCAATATGATTTAGAAACAGGCCCTGCGTCGTGGTGCCTGTGTCTTGGGTACCATCCTGTAACAATCGCACCGCATCGACACTCACCACGCCTCGTATTCTGAGATTCCTAAACACAAGGCTGTCGTTTACTGCAGACAAGCCAATGTTTGGATCAAATCCCGAGATATAAAGATCTTCGAGCAATAAATCTTCACCATCGCTACCACTTAAGTGCATATATACACCACTGCCATACTGCGAGTATTCCGTTCTCGTAATGCGCAAACTCGTGATCCACAAGTGCCTTGGACTTCCCAGCAAATAGAACCCTTTATTTGGCGGCCGAAGATGGGGCCGCTCGGTTCCAGACCCGTAAGCGCCAACGATCATTGGCTCACTCTCAGACCGACCAGACAATGTCCAAGTACCAAAACCTTCGTCCCAAACATCACCTCGCTTAAGCAACAGCCAATCAGGAAAACCATCACGCATTCGCGACTCCGCTTCCTCAAGCGTACGCACAGGATCGTTTTCACTAAAACCACTGTTTGAGTCACTGCCCTCTGATGAGCTGACATAGATCACTCTGGTGTCTGCACTTAGATCATCCTCAGACCAAACTGGCTCTTGATTGATGACCTGAGCTAAATGACGCGATGGTGACTCTTCATCAATAAGAGACGAACAAGCATCTCGGCTCGCCCCATCGAATGTTACCTGTGCCTCTACGGTTGAACAAAGTGCACCCCCAAGCATTATTTGTATCAAGACTATAGAAACCGACAGAATCGGTGAACTGCTCATTGTTAACCTTATCTAGTTAGATGGATGTCATTGGAGGGGGTAGACGGATTGCGGACTCTCTTTGTGGCTCTCTGTTCTTCTTCTCTGCTGCTTGTGCACCTGTTCGCCCGGTACGCTGACCTAGCGCCACTGCGCTTTAAGCACAACCCCGACCCTCGGCCTCATCGTAGTGTACTAAGCACCTTGAAGCCGATCATCAAGCGAAAACACATCCGTATCCCAAAGGACATTACTGAGTGGTATTTCACCGCATTTCATGTGCACAAGGTGTACGAGCTGTAGCCGACCTATTGGCATTGACCAGCATTCTTTAGGAAACCCCATTGAAATGCTAAAAACTGTCATAAATCACTTCACCTATTAACAAGGCTTCAGCAAAACAGATTTCCGCTGCATCAAGACTCTTCCAGATTTCGGCCTTACTTTTTCAATCAGTTTTCATTTGTGACTTCAATACCGTTAATGAACACTTCTGTTGGTTCACTGGCCTGACCAGCACCTTCAAAACCAATTTGTGCACTTTCACCACTTTGCAATGTGTCATCCCATGTCGGATGAATAACCGTGACCACACCATTGACTTGAGATTGGAACTGAGAGGCCCAAGCATTAACCACGGTGTAGTTGGCATTCCAACTGGCAGTCCAATCTTCAAGTGGCTGATCGGAATTATTGGTGATAAACAAGTCGGCTGTAAATCCGCCCTGCCATACATCATTTTGCACAAAGCGATAAGTGATACCACTGATCTGACATGCATCAGGAACGCCATCACTGTCACTGTCATCTAATCCATTGGTAATGTCACAGCTATCAGGAACACCATTTCCATTACAGTCTGCCACAAGTCCCTGAGCAATCGCGCAGGCATCAGCAGTGCCATCGTTATCACAATCATCGAATGATTGGCAGCCATCTGGAATCGAGTCGCCGTCACAATCGGCGTCTCCGTTCGCTATTTCATAGCTGTCAGGAAGACCATCCCCATCACAGTCTGCTTGACACTCATCAAGCTGGCCGTTGCCATCAATGTCCGCGGCGCCACTGGCAATCTCATCAACATCAGCAATGCCATTGTCATTACAGTCAAGTAGTCCCTGCTCACCATAAATGAGAATACCAGCATCGTAGACAGGTATCATTTCAGTTTTTGCAATGGCTGACTGACCAAAAGGCAAATCAGCCAGTGATGGGTCATTGCTCGAATCCCAAACATCTGCGGCGGCATTACTCAGGCCAATAGTAAATTCAGCATCTCGACGATAGCGATTGCCGAATCCCGGCGTGATGTCTTGCCCAGCGTAGGAGACCTCAACGAAGTAAAGATTGCTTGAGGCATTCGCGATCACCAAGGAACCGAGGCTTCCACCATCAAGGAAGCCACTGTCAATGACGACATCTTCTACGTCATATCCTGCACTAAATACTTCTGAAAGATCAACATAGATGCGATAGGCCAGCGATTCACTGGGTCGCGCCGGAAAATTACTGCGGTTATTAATGCGGCATCGAATGGTTGTTGATGAGTTGCCATCGGAAATGATTGAGGCTTCAACAAACATCTCCTTGCCATAGGGATCTTCCTTGGGAGGAAAGTTCGGTAGCGTTGTGCCATTATATTCTCGCGCCATGCGACCAAGCGCTGCGACGAAGCCGGCGTTGTAATCACACGTTACTTCATTCCGCACATAGTCACTTCGCACATCAGCAAAGTCATAATCGTCTGCAGAGGCAGGGCCACCGACCAAAGCACCCCATAATTCATTGCGGTTGGGATCTGGATCCTCGATCCAATTGTTCCACGATCCATGAGCACTACGGTGGTGAGGCTTCAGGGGCGGATTATTACCAAAACCACACACGTAACTTGAGTTGCGAGGATTGTCACCCAACATGTAGTTGATTTGCTGTTCACCAAACTGCTGGTAACGCCCATCAGGATCTTCAACCGTGTCGGCATAGACAAAGGCAATGAACGCTGTATTGGCAGCATACCTGAGTGATCCCCATTCACTAAGCCAAGCAAGCCCACCAGGTGTGTAAGCCACACTGCCACCTGGCAACCAGTTGCCAAGGTGATCTTCCATATAGTCTTTGTACTCTTGCTTGCCGGTCAGTCCAGCGAGCAGACAAGCAGCGCCGTTGGTCTTGCCATCCCATGAATGTGACCAGTTCGGATCTTCATTGGCTGAGTCAAAATGAGCCTCTGCTTGATCAAGATAGGTTTGCTCGCCGGTTGCTCGGTAGATCCATGCCGCCGACCAAGCAAGTTCATCAAAGTATCCAGTCCAAGAGTCATAGTAGTTGTCAATTTCTGGAATCGAGTCGGTGTAAGTTCCACGATAGGTATCCGCAAACGCGTACAGTTCACGTGCGTGCTGCAAAAGCGTGGCGGCATAGTCAGGATCAGTCTCTTCAAAGAGAATTGATGCCGCCGCAAGAAATGCAGCTGACTCACCGGCTGGTTCAGAGCCTGGATTTTCTGCGTTGAGCCACCAGACCCATTCCAGCGGGTAATAGTAGCCATCCTCTGGCTGAGGCACATCGGGTTCAACTGGTCCCCAGGCAATGTGCGACGGCGCTCCATCACCAATCTGACCACAAAAGACATTGGGCTCTGGATGGGCTGCAATACACCAGTCGGCATGCCATCGCAGCGTTTCGAGAAGTCGATCCATTTGATCAGAGGCGTTGAAGCCATCTCCGAATTCAATACCACCCCACGCCATAATGGTCATCGCTGAACTAATTGGTAAAACAAACGTCGAGGTGTCACCAGCATCCATATAACGATTGATAATCGCTGGATCAAAATCATATTGTCCATTGCGCTGCTGAATAAGTTCAATTTCGTCGTAACAGTCACCGCGCCAGTTCAGTGAATAATCGTCAGGTAGATCACCGG
This genomic interval from Phycisphaerales bacterium contains the following:
- a CDS encoding right-handed parallel beta-helix repeat-containing protein; protein product: MSSSPILSVSIVLIQIMLGGALCSTVEAQVTFDGASRDACSSLIDEESPSRHLAQVINQEPVWSEDDLSADTRVIYVSSSEGSDSNSGFSENDPVRTLEEAESRMRDGFPDWLLLKRGDVWDEGFGTWTLSGRSESEPMIVGAYGSGTERPHLRPPNKGFYLLGSPRHLWITSLRITRTEYSQYGSGVYMHLSGSDGEDLLLEDLYISGFDPNIGLSAVNDSLVFRNLRIRGVVSVDAVRLLQDGTQDTGTTTQGLFLNHIDGALIERCVFDHNGRSQDPNLDISGIHSHNVYCQLHTKNIVVRDSIFANAGSHSLKLLGGGTVEDCLFLENPLALLCGYTGASSGVGATSTIQNNIVLGSQPINSSTPRGYGIQLANCKDTIVQDNVIAHNTTQPYGVAISVEISNESACDNLNIIDNYAFNWLGATMKVSLIGESDYDLKIKRNHFDGYYQAGLGESFVLRLNETELASEIEFQDNTYYVDSVPVFAWIGNQWLDYGQWQASANDVGSVNEAHLAGRWDSLTIEAYQASIGQSPTLNSFMAGARKQQRDAWDSQYTSDSVWRYMATELAKIDLGVPEEPGPICHGDFNDDSVVDVDDFSILLLEYGAEGKSLNADLNQDGIVDLFDFTGLLIYFGESCDHPSPH
- a CDS encoding right-handed parallel beta-helix repeat-containing protein; translation: MRYLVASIFTVILSVSAAGDTIHVPLDHTSIQGAIDASVDGDLILIAEGTYNEFNVDLSGRAVTIRGAVDVLGASLVTIDGQDNGTVVLCTSGESASTILEHINIANGLVSPAGAGMLIHNSSPILRNVSFIENTSAVGGAVEMLNSSAQLEQCKFEQNWGGFSGGALYIGQSSSPTLTDCVFEGNQSSTDSGGAVYSDDSSPTFNGCIFNDNSATDHGGGMYVTVSQVVLNQCVFSNNYGNLYGGGLRSESSAVTISGCQFENNRSQGGQGGGLYFDGGSLAMDNTNFVLNTALSYGAAMYVRSCTGSIADCQVANQVGGFAIFTAGSEVPLFERCDIEKNSGGGIWDIGPAQATYEDCRVVNNLSGGLFTNRSTRLINTVLCGNVGPQIRGYWIDGGGACVDFGCNDVDGDGVPDHCQSPTGDGVLHVPGEYNTIQEAIVDAGYGDTVLVGPGTWTVSGDDTAVIATGSKPITIRSSHGAAQTILDGEATFGVVNCVGGETAATIIEGFTITNGSSFHGAGVYAESSSPTVRHCNFVENHSVSQGGAMYILDGSPLIQDCSFKRNSTGFKSGGGIFTFLGDPTINGSTFCENQPNDIEGLFSSDVANEFLEDCPVICPADINGDLVVDLADFSELLIQFGQSGSGLSADINGDLTVDVQDFSQLLINYGNSCDAPARAAPAPAKQKRRGQVGRVLAG
- a CDS encoding glycoside hydrolase family 9 protein, which codes for MMKKFNRLYCTSGMAAFAIAFSTHGLRADGRQSACPADFDQSGAVDINDFSQFLVAWGSTNSTYDLDNSGQVDLGDFSLFLVAFGQCPEIVEGPFNYHEALQKAVTFYDAQRSGDLPDDYSLNWRGDCYDEIELIQQRNGQYDFDPAIINRYMDAGDTSTFVLPISSAMTIMAWGGIEFGDGFNASDQMDRLLETLRWHADWCIAAHPEPNVFCGQIGDGAPSHIAWGPVEPDVPQPEDGYYYPLEWVWWLNAENPGSEPAGESAAFLAAASILFEETDPDYAATLLQHARELYAFADTYRGTYTDSIPEIDNYYDSWTGYFDELAWSAAWIYRATGEQTYLDQAEAHFDSANEDPNWSHSWDGKTNGAACLLAGLTGKQEYKDYMEDHLGNWLPGGSVAYTPGGLAWLSEWGSLRYAANTAFIAFVYADTVEDPDGRYQQFGEQQINYMLGDNPRNSSYVCGFGNNPPLKPHHRSAHGSWNNWIEDPDPNRNELWGALVGGPASADDYDFADVRSDYVRNEVTCDYNAGFVAALGRMAREYNGTTLPNFPPKEDPYGKEMFVEASIISDGNSSTTIRCRINNRSNFPARPSESLAYRIYVDLSEVFSAGYDVEDVVIDSGFLDGGSLGSLVIANASSNLYFVEVSYAGQDITPGFGNRYRRDAEFTIGLSNAAADVWDSSNDPSLADLPFGQSAIAKTEMIPVYDAGILIYGEQGLLDCNDNGIADVDEIASGAADIDGNGQLDECQADCDGDGLPDSYEIANGDADCDGDSIPDGCQSFDDCDNDGTADACAIAQGLVADCNGNGVPDSCDITNGLDDSDSDGVPDACQISGITYRFVQNDVWQGGFTADLFITNNSDQPLEDWTASWNANYTVVNAWASQFQSQVNGVVTVIHPTWDDTLQSGESAQIGFEGAGQASEPTEVFINGIEVTNEN